The Suncus etruscus isolate mSunEtr1 chromosome 7, mSunEtr1.pri.cur, whole genome shotgun sequence genome includes a window with the following:
- the SEMA3F gene encoding semaphorin-3F, translating into MLAAGLLLWASLLTGAWPAAPIQDHLLATPRVRLSFKELKATGTAHFFNFLLNTTDYRILLKDEDHDRMYVGSKDYVLSLDLHDINREPLIIHWAASPQRIEECVLSGKDGNGECGNFVRLIQPWNRTHLYVCGTGAYNPMCTYVNRGRRAQASPWTQTQVVRGRGSRATDGALRPTPTAPRQEYIFFLEPERLESGKGKCPYDPKLDTASALINEELYAGVYIDFMGTDAAIFRTLGKQTAMRTDQYNSRWLNDPSFIHAELIPDSAERNDDKLYFFFRERSAEAPQNPAVYARIGRICLNDDGGHCCLVNKWSTFLKARLVCSVPGEDGIETHFDELQDVFVQQTQDVRNPVIYAVFTSSGSVFRGSAVCVYSMADIRMVFNGPFAHKEGPNYQWMPFSGKMPYPRPGTCPGGTFTPSMKSTKDYPDEVINFMRSHPLMYQAVYPLQRRPLVVRTGAPYRLTTVAVDQVDAADGRYEVLFLGTDRGTVQKVIVLPKDDQEMEELMLEEVEVFKDPAPVKTMTISSKRQQLYVASAVGVTHLSLHRCQAYGAACADCCLARDPYCAWDGQSCSRYTASSKRRSRRQDVRHGNPIRQCRGFNSNANKNAVEAVQYGVAGSAAFLECQPRSPQATVKWLFQRDASDRRREIRSDDRFLRTEQGLLLRALQLGDRGLYSCTATENNFKHVVTRVQLHVLGWEAVHAALFPPPPAVSAPPPSGAGPPTPPYQELAQLLAQPEVGLIHQYCQGYWRHVPPSPREAPGAPRPPEFQDQKKPRNRRHHPPDT; encoded by the exons AGCTCAAGGCCACAGGCACCGCCCATTTCTTCAACTTCCTTCTTAACACGACCGATTACCGCATCTTGCTCAAAGACGAAGACCACGACCGCATGTATGTGGGCAGCAAGGACTATGTGCTGTCCCTGGACCTGCACGACATCAACCGTGAGCCCCTCATT ATCCACTGGGCAGCCTCTCCACAGCGCATCGAGGAGTGTGTGCTCTCTGGCAAAGATGGCAAC GGTGAGTGCGGGAACTTCGTCAGGCTCATCCAGCCCTGGAACCGAACACACCTCTACGTGTGTGGGACCGGCGCCTACAACCCCATGTGCACCTATGTAAACCGCGGCCGCCGTGCACAG GCCTCACCCTGGACCCAGACGCAGGTGGTCAGAGGCCGCGGCAGCAGAGCCACGGATGGTGCCCTCCGCCCGACGCCCACAGCCCCACGCCAG GAGTACATCTTCTTCCTGGAGCCTGAGAGACTTGAGTCTGGGAAGGGCAAGTGTCCGTACGACCCCAAGCTGGACACAGCCTCGGCCCTCATCA ATGAGGAGCTCTATGCCGGCGTGTACATTGACTTCATGGGCACCGATGCAGCCATCTTCCGCACACTGGGCAAGCAGACGGCCATGCGCACAGACCAGTATAACTCACGGTGGCTCAATG ACCCTTCCTTCATCCATGCTGAGCTCATCCCCGACAGCGCTGAACGCAATGACGACAAACTCTACTTCTTCTTCCGGGAGCGGTCGGCAGAGGCGCCTCAGAACCCCGCTGTGTACGCCCGCATCGGGCGCATCTGCCTG AATGACGATGGTGGCCACTGCTGCCTGGTCAACAAGTGGAGCACGTTCCTGAAGGCCAGGCTGGTGTGTTCGGTACCTGGCGAGGATGGCATCGAGACCCACTTCGACGAGCTCC AGGACGTGTTTGTCCAGCAGACCCAGGATGTGAGGAACCCGGTCATCTACGCGGTCTTCACCTCCTCAGG CTCAGTGTTCCGGGGCTCCGCTGTGTGTGTCTACTCCATGGCTGACATCCGCATGGTCTTCAACGGACCCTTTGCCCACAAAGAGGGCCCCAACTACCAGTGGATGCCCTTCTCAGGGAAGATGCCCTACCCACGGCCTGGCACG TGCCCCGGTGGGACCTTCACGCCGTCCATGAAGTCCACCAAGGACTACCCCGACGAGGTGATCAACTTCATGCGAAGCCACCCCCTCATGTACCAGGCCGTGTACCCCCTGCAGCGGCGGCCCCTGGTGGTCCGCACGGGGGCTCCCTACCGCCTCACTACCGTCGCCGTGGACCAGGTGGATGCAGCCGACGGGCGCTATGAGGTGCTTTTCCTGGGCACAG ACCGCGGGACAGTGCAGAAGGTCATCGTGCTGCCCAAGGATGACCAGGAGATGGAGGAACTTATGTTGGAGGAGGTGGAAGTGTTCAAG GACCCAGCACCTGTGAAGACCATGACCATCTCTTCCAAGAGG CAACAACTGTACGTGGCCTCGGCAGTGGGGGTCACACACCTCAGCCTGCACCGATGCCAGGCATATGGGGCTGCCTGTGCCGACTGCTGCCTCGCCCGGGACCCCTACTGTGCCTGGGATGGCCAGTCTTGTTCACGATACACGGCATCCTCCAAGAG GCGGAGTCGCCGGCAGGACGTGCGGCATGGGAACCCCATCAGGCAGTGTCGCGGGTTCAACTCCAATG CAAATAAGAATGCCGTGGAGGCCGTGCAGTATGGTGTGGCAGGCAGCGCCGCCTTCCTTGAGTGCCAGCCCCGTTCTCCCCAAGCCACCGTGAAGTGGCTGTTTCAGCGAGATGCCAGTGATCGGCGCCGAGAG ATCCGCTCTGACGACCGCTTCCTGCGAACTGAGCAGGGCCTGCTGCTTCGTGCCCTGCAGCTTGGGGACCGAGGCCTCTACTCCTGCACAGCCACTGAGAACAACTTCAAACATGTGGTCACACGCGTGCAGCTCCACGTCCTGGGCTGGGAAGCCGTTCATGCCGCCCTCTTCCCACCTCCGCCGGCCGTGAGCGCCCCACCACCTTCAGGCGCGGGACCCCCCACACCACCCTACCAGGAGTTGGCCCAGTTGCTGGCCCAGCCAGAAGTGGGCCTCATCCATCAGTACTGCCAGGGCTACTGGCGCCATGTGCCCCCTAGTCCCAGGGAGGCGCCCGGGGCCCCCAGGCCTCCTGAATTCCAGGACCAGAAAAAGCCCCGGAACCGCCGCCACCACCCGCCGGACACTTAA